The Amylolactobacillus amylophilus DSM 20533 = JCM 1125 genome contains a region encoding:
- a CDS encoding phosphoketolase, with amino-acid sequence MTATTDYSSPEYFERLNKYFRAANYLSVGQLYLKDNPLLRRPVEASDLKIHPLGHWGTIAGQNFIYAHLNRVINKYDLNMFYIEGPGHGGQVMVSNSYLDGSYTEIYPDITEDAPGMQKLFKQFSFPGGVASHAAAETPGSMHEGGELGYSLSHGVGAIFDNPDEIAAVVVGDGEAETGPLATSWQSTTFINPINDGAVLPILDLNGFKISNPTILSRKTDEELRKYFEGMGWEPIFVTGDDPQALHPVMAQAMDEAVEKIKAIQEHARTENDPTRPIWPMIVFRAPKGWTGPTEWANKPIEKSFRAHQVPIPVDQTDMTHVDALLDWLKSYGPEELFDENGTVKPEIKAIAPTGTKRMAMNPIVNGGVNPRALKLPDWKDYTFGNSTPGKVEGQDMIEFGKWARDVIKLNPDNFRVFGPDETMSNRLNHLFDATNRQWLEEIKTPNDEFMAPAGRVIDSQLSEHQAEGWLEGYVLTGRHGFFSSYEAFLRVVDSMLTQHFKWIRKADEQSWRKKYPSLNIVDTSTSFQQDHNGYTHQDPGVLGHLADKKPEYIREYLPADTNTLLAVANKAFASEQKVNLIVTSKHPRPQFYSVEEAEVLVDKGLKIIDWASTDGNSEPDLVIAAAGTEPNLESLAAISILHEQFPDLKIRFINVVDLLKLQHPSLNPRGLSDEEFDEYFTKDKPVIFAFHGYEGLIRDIFFSRHNRNVHVHGYREDGDITTPFDIRVMNELDRFHLAQDAADMVYGAAAGEFSSAMDAKLAHHKDFIHEEGTDLPEVEGWQWKQLD; translated from the coding sequence ATGACAGCAACAACTGATTATTCATCACCGGAATACTTTGAGCGGTTGAACAAATATTTCCGCGCAGCCAACTACCTTTCTGTTGGGCAACTTTACCTGAAAGATAACCCATTATTACGGCGGCCAGTTGAGGCCAGCGATTTGAAAATTCACCCACTTGGCCACTGGGGTACTATTGCTGGGCAGAACTTTATTTATGCCCACCTAAACCGCGTAATTAACAAATACGATTTGAACATGTTCTATATCGAAGGTCCGGGTCACGGTGGCCAAGTCATGGTCTCAAACTCCTACCTTGATGGTTCGTACACTGAAATCTACCCCGATATTACGGAAGATGCACCAGGGATGCAGAAACTCTTCAAACAATTCTCATTCCCAGGTGGTGTAGCATCCCATGCTGCTGCAGAGACGCCAGGTTCAATGCACGAGGGCGGCGAACTCGGCTACTCTCTTTCACATGGTGTTGGTGCCATCTTCGATAACCCAGACGAAATTGCTGCGGTTGTCGTTGGTGACGGTGAGGCCGAAACAGGTCCACTGGCAACGTCATGGCAGTCAACCACTTTCATCAACCCAATCAATGACGGTGCCGTACTCCCTATACTTGATCTTAACGGATTTAAGATCTCGAACCCAACTATTTTGTCTAGAAAAACGGATGAGGAATTACGCAAGTACTTCGAAGGAATGGGCTGGGAGCCTATCTTTGTTACTGGAGATGACCCTCAAGCATTGCATCCCGTCATGGCTCAGGCAATGGATGAAGCGGTTGAGAAGATTAAAGCCATTCAAGAACATGCACGAACAGAGAATGATCCAACACGCCCAATTTGGCCAATGATCGTTTTCCGTGCACCAAAAGGCTGGACTGGACCAACCGAATGGGCCAACAAGCCAATTGAGAAATCATTTAGAGCTCATCAGGTACCAATTCCAGTCGACCAAACAGACATGACACACGTTGATGCACTGCTAGATTGGCTGAAGTCTTACGGCCCAGAAGAACTCTTCGATGAGAACGGCACAGTCAAGCCAGAAATTAAGGCTATTGCACCAACCGGTACCAAGAGAATGGCAATGAACCCCATCGTCAACGGTGGCGTTAACCCACGTGCATTAAAGTTGCCAGACTGGAAAGATTATACTTTCGGCAACAGCACGCCTGGTAAAGTCGAAGGCCAAGATATGATTGAGTTCGGTAAATGGGCCCGTGATGTCATCAAGCTGAACCCAGATAACTTCCGGGTGTTCGGACCAGATGAGACGATGTCCAACAGACTAAATCATTTGTTTGATGCAACAAATCGGCAATGGCTCGAGGAAATTAAAACACCCAATGATGAGTTTATGGCACCTGCAGGTCGGGTAATCGATTCGCAACTGTCAGAGCATCAGGCCGAGGGTTGGCTCGAGGGCTACGTCCTCACTGGGCGTCATGGCTTCTTCTCAAGTTATGAAGCCTTCCTGCGTGTGGTTGACTCAATGCTTACCCAACACTTCAAGTGGATTAGGAAAGCAGACGAACAAAGCTGGCGCAAGAAGTATCCGTCACTCAATATTGTGGATACATCAACTTCATTCCAACAAGACCATAACGGCTACACCCACCAGGATCCGGGCGTACTTGGTCACTTAGCGGACAAGAAGCCAGAATACATTAGGGAATACCTACCGGCAGACACCAACACCCTTTTGGCAGTGGCTAATAAGGCATTTGCAAGCGAACAAAAGGTCAACTTGATTGTCACTTCAAAACACCCACGGCCACAATTCTACTCAGTTGAAGAGGCTGAAGTCTTGGTCGACAAGGGTCTGAAGATTATTGACTGGGCAAGTACCGACGGCAATTCGGAACCAGACCTCGTCATCGCAGCAGCCGGGACCGAGCCTAACCTTGAGAGTTTGGCAGCCATAAGTATTCTGCACGAACAATTCCCCGACTTGAAGATTCGCTTCATAAACGTGGTCGACTTGTTGAAGTTGCAACACCCATCACTCAATCCACGTGGTCTGAGTGACGAGGAATTTGACGAATACTTTACAAAGGACAAGCCAGTCATCTTTGCATTCCACGGTTACGAAGGCTTAATCCGCGATATTTTCTTCAGCCGCCACAACAGAAATGTACACGTCCACGGCTACCGTGAAGACGGCGATATC
- a CDS encoding GntR family transcriptional regulator: MADLVYRQLLQQLKKNIKAGQYQNLKLPTERALSESYGVSRSSVKRALNILADEGAIFKKRGSGTFINPLYLKNDSIFHYNTGRNLGVTDSFQISGKVPRIKLLSFNVVHPDPELARNLFLNADDFVYEIKRLRLFDDVAFMIETGYIPIKLAPNIGPNVVSNSIFNYMETTENKLVSKAYLTIAAEPSTTEDRELLALAPTEPVGTMAGIFFLDDGTPFEYSKMRLHYKYMKYNTFVATEE; the protein is encoded by the coding sequence GTGGCAGATCTCGTGTATCGACAATTGCTCCAACAACTAAAGAAGAATATCAAAGCGGGCCAGTATCAGAACTTAAAGCTGCCAACGGAACGTGCATTGAGTGAATCCTATGGGGTCAGCCGCTCCAGTGTTAAGCGGGCGCTGAATATCCTGGCTGACGAAGGCGCCATCTTCAAAAAGCGGGGATCTGGAACCTTCATTAACCCGCTTTACTTGAAGAATGATTCTATCTTCCACTACAACACCGGGCGCAATCTCGGTGTCACGGATAGCTTTCAAATTTCCGGTAAAGTGCCACGGATTAAGCTGCTCAGCTTTAACGTGGTCCACCCTGACCCAGAGCTGGCTCGGAATCTCTTCTTAAATGCGGACGACTTTGTCTACGAGATTAAGCGCCTCCGCCTATTTGACGACGTGGCCTTCATGATCGAAACAGGCTATATTCCAATCAAGCTGGCGCCAAATATCGGACCGAACGTCGTCTCAAACTCCATCTTTAATTACATGGAGACGACAGAGAATAAGTTAGTGTCAAAAGCCTACCTCACCATCGCGGCCGAGCCATCGACGACAGAGGATCGGGAGCTATTGGCGCTTGCACCTACCGAACCAGTGGGCACGATGGCCGGTATCTTCTTCCTGGATGACGGTACACCGTTTGAATACTCTAAGATGCGGCTCCATTACAAATACATGAAATACAATACGTTTGTGGCTACCGAGGAATAA
- the glpK gene encoding glycerol kinase GlpK — MAKTYVMAIDEGTTSTRALIIDHDGNKVADSQREFPQYFPKPGWVEHNANEIWNAVLSTIAGAFINSDIRPSQIEGIGITNQRETTVIWDKETGVPIYNAIVWQSRQTNEISDSLKDQGYQQLIRDKTGLLIDSYFSATKIRWILDHVPAAQERAEKGELLFGTIDSWLVWKLTGGVHVTDYTNASRTMLFNIHDLKWDDEILEILNIPKAMLPEVKSNSEVYGETMEYHFYGSKVPISGMAGDQQAALFGQLAFKDGMVKNTYGTGSFIVMNTGTKPTVSNNNLLTTIGYAINGEVHYALEGSVFVAGSSIQWLRDQMKLVATSPESEEAANNSTSNDEVYVVPAFTGLGAPYWDADAQGAVFGLTRGTTREDFIKATLQSMAYQTRDVVDTMKLDSGIDIPALRVDGGAAKNDYLMQFQADILNTPIERAENLETTAMGAAFLAGLAVGFWHDTQELEQIFKVGRVFEPEMAEQRRENLYSGWKLAVKATQVFKHTALPKED; from the coding sequence ATGGCTAAAACGTATGTAATGGCAATAGATGAAGGAACGACAAGTACCAGAGCGTTAATCATTGACCACGATGGGAACAAGGTGGCGGATTCACAGCGTGAATTCCCACAGTACTTCCCGAAGCCAGGCTGGGTGGAACATAATGCAAATGAAATCTGGAATGCCGTCTTATCGACAATCGCCGGGGCATTCATCAATTCTGATATTCGCCCAAGCCAGATTGAAGGTATCGGAATCACGAATCAACGTGAGACAACTGTGATTTGGGACAAGGAGACGGGCGTACCAATCTACAACGCGATTGTGTGGCAATCTCGCCAGACCAACGAAATATCCGATTCCTTGAAGGATCAAGGTTACCAGCAGCTAATCCGTGACAAAACCGGGCTTTTGATCGATTCATACTTTAGTGCAACCAAAATTCGCTGGATTTTGGACCACGTACCGGCCGCCCAGGAGCGCGCCGAGAAAGGTGAGTTGCTATTTGGCACAATCGATAGCTGGCTCGTCTGGAAGCTCACAGGCGGCGTTCACGTCACCGACTACACGAACGCTAGTCGGACGATGCTCTTCAATATTCACGACCTCAAGTGGGATGACGAAATTCTCGAAATCTTGAATATTCCAAAGGCCATGCTGCCGGAGGTGAAGAGTAACTCGGAAGTGTACGGTGAGACGATGGAGTACCACTTCTACGGCAGTAAGGTGCCCATCTCGGGCATGGCAGGTGACCAGCAGGCCGCTTTGTTTGGTCAACTAGCGTTTAAGGACGGAATGGTCAAGAACACTTATGGTACTGGTTCGTTTATCGTGATGAATACGGGCACGAAACCAACTGTGTCGAATAACAACTTGTTGACGACCATCGGCTACGCTATCAACGGCGAGGTGCACTACGCCCTTGAAGGCTCGGTGTTTGTAGCGGGTTCCTCAATTCAGTGGCTTCGCGACCAAATGAAGTTGGTGGCGACTTCGCCGGAGTCGGAAGAGGCAGCGAACAACTCAACGAGTAACGACGAGGTCTATGTTGTGCCTGCATTTACTGGGCTGGGTGCGCCGTACTGGGATGCAGATGCCCAGGGTGCCGTGTTTGGCTTAACGCGCGGGACAACACGCGAAGACTTCATCAAAGCAACCTTACAATCGATGGCCTACCAGACTAGAGACGTGGTCGATACGATGAAACTAGATTCGGGAATTGATATTCCTGCACTGCGTGTCGATGGCGGGGCAGCTAAGAACGACTATTTGATGCAATTTCAGGCAGATATTTTAAACACACCAATTGAGCGGGCCGAGAATTTGGAGACGACGGCGATGGGTGCGGCATTTCTTGCGGGTCTAGCCGTTGGTTTCTGGCATGATACTCAGGAACTAGAGCAAATTTTCAAGGTTGGTCGTGTTTTTGAACCGGAAATGGCAGAACAGAGAAGGGAGAATCTCTACTCGGGCTGGAAGCTAGCGGTGAAGGCAACGCAGGTCTTTAAGCATACCGCCTTACCCAAAGAGGATTAA
- the glpO gene encoding type 1 glycerol-3-phosphate oxidase, with translation MKFSSETRTATIEKLKKTELDLLIIGGGITGAGVAIQAAASGMNTGLVEMQDFAEGTSSRSTKLVHGGIRYLKTFDVGVVSDTVKERAVVQGVAPHIPKPFPMLLPIYDEPDSTFDMFSVKVAMDLYDQLAGVTGTQYANYIIDKKEVLQREPNLKTEHLEGAGVYLDYVNNDARLVIENIKEAAELGGLMVSHVEAIGVEHAGGKISGLKVRDNLTNEEFVIRAKFFINTTGPWAEEFLKLDDRDGAGLKLRPTKGVHLVVDEAKLKVPQPTYFDTGMQDGRMVFVVPREGKTYFGTTDTDFNGDFKHPRVEQEDVDYLLGVLNNRYPDAHIRQEDIEASWVGLRPLIASNSGSDYNGGGANVGKVSDASFQNLVNIVQKYEAQEASRDDVEHAISRLKTARAERTVTASQVSRGSELKVGDDGLITLAGGKITDYRKMAAGALALLRREFKVQFNEDFKEIDSTKLQVSGGHFDPNNVEQTLDFYTKIGMDKGLSEPAARELANRYGSNTGRVISYISELEAAPGLSMAETASLHYSVNEEMTLTPVDYLLRRTNHLLFHADQLDEIVEPIVNEMARLLGWSDAEKAQRQAQTAETIAESRLEHLNRFGE, from the coding sequence ATGAAATTTTCAAGCGAAACACGGACAGCAACAATCGAGAAATTGAAGAAGACAGAGCTAGATTTATTGATTATTGGTGGTGGAATTACTGGTGCTGGGGTAGCGATTCAGGCTGCCGCATCTGGCATGAATACCGGATTGGTAGAGATGCAAGACTTTGCCGAGGGCACAAGCTCACGCTCGACCAAATTGGTTCACGGTGGAATTCGTTATCTCAAGACGTTTGATGTAGGTGTCGTGAGCGACACCGTCAAGGAGCGGGCAGTTGTGCAGGGCGTTGCGCCCCACATCCCGAAGCCGTTCCCAATGCTCCTGCCCATCTATGATGAACCAGATTCAACCTTTGATATGTTCAGCGTTAAGGTAGCGATGGACTTGTATGATCAACTGGCTGGTGTCACGGGAACCCAATATGCTAACTACATCATTGATAAGAAGGAAGTCCTTCAACGTGAGCCGAACTTGAAGACTGAGCACCTAGAGGGTGCGGGCGTCTACCTGGACTACGTCAATAATGATGCCAGACTTGTAATTGAGAATATCAAAGAGGCTGCGGAGCTTGGTGGACTGATGGTGAGTCACGTTGAAGCGATTGGCGTGGAACATGCGGGCGGCAAGATTAGTGGCCTAAAGGTACGAGACAACCTGACGAATGAGGAGTTTGTAATTCGTGCAAAGTTCTTCATCAATACAACAGGACCTTGGGCTGAAGAGTTCCTCAAGTTAGACGACCGAGATGGTGCCGGCTTGAAGTTGCGTCCAACTAAGGGTGTGCACCTAGTGGTTGACGAGGCGAAGCTGAAGGTGCCACAACCGACATACTTCGATACGGGGATGCAAGACGGGCGGATGGTATTCGTTGTTCCGCGAGAAGGTAAGACCTACTTTGGTACGACAGATACAGACTTTAACGGCGACTTTAAGCATCCAAGAGTAGAACAGGAAGATGTTGATTACTTATTAGGCGTTTTGAATAACCGTTACCCAGATGCACATATTAGGCAAGAGGATATTGAGGCCAGCTGGGTTGGCTTGCGGCCGCTGATTGCGTCAAATAGTGGATCCGATTATAACGGTGGCGGGGCCAATGTTGGTAAGGTTTCTGATGCCAGTTTCCAGAATCTGGTGAATATTGTCCAAAAGTATGAGGCACAGGAAGCATCGAGAGATGACGTCGAACATGCAATTAGTAGGCTGAAGACTGCACGGGCAGAAAGAACTGTGACCGCATCGCAGGTATCGCGCGGTTCGGAGCTTAAGGTAGGCGATGACGGATTGATTACCCTTGCGGGAGGGAAAATAACGGATTACAGGAAGATGGCTGCTGGAGCACTCGCGTTATTGCGGCGGGAATTCAAAGTCCAGTTCAATGAAGATTTCAAGGAAATTGACTCAACGAAGCTCCAGGTATCCGGAGGGCATTTCGATCCAAATAATGTTGAGCAGACCCTTGATTTCTACACTAAAATTGGTATGGACAAAGGATTAAGTGAGCCTGCTGCCCGTGAATTAGCTAATCGTTACGGTTCAAATACTGGACGTGTAATTTCTTACATTAGTGAGCTGGAAGCTGCACCGGGGTTGAGCATGGCGGAGACCGCTAGTTTACACTATTCTGTGAATGAGGAGATGACATTGACACCGGTGGACTACTTACTCCGCAGGACGAATCACTTACTATTCCATGCTGATCAACTGGATGAAATTGTAGAGCCTATCGTAAATGAGATGGCCAGATTATTGGGGTGGTCTGATGCGGAAAAGGCCCAGAGACAAGCTCAAACGGCAGAGACGATTGCTGAATCAAGACTTGAGCATCTCAACAGATTTGGTGAGTAA
- a CDS encoding MIP/aquaporin family protein, whose translation MGDIFVQSIGEFIGTLVLVLLGDGVVAGVSLKKSKSEGAGWIAISLGWGFAVIMGVYVSGFLGPAHLNPAVTIGMAAAGKFGWSGVIPFIIAQVAGAFLGAVLVWIHYYPHWQETKDQAAILGTFATGPAIRNYAANFVSEVIGTFMLVFALMAFTRGRFTDGLNPLVVGALITSIGLSLGGTTGYAINPARDFGPRLAHAVLPIANKGGSDWSYSWVPIVGDVVGGLLAAGAFLLLP comes from the coding sequence ATGGGAGATATTTTTGTACAGAGCATCGGCGAATTTATTGGGACACTGGTACTCGTTTTGCTCGGTGATGGTGTTGTGGCTGGCGTAAGCTTGAAGAAGTCGAAGAGTGAGGGTGCAGGTTGGATAGCAATTTCACTTGGCTGGGGATTTGCGGTGATTATGGGGGTGTACGTGTCTGGCTTTCTCGGACCCGCCCACTTGAATCCCGCTGTCACGATAGGGATGGCTGCCGCCGGTAAATTTGGCTGGAGTGGAGTAATACCATTCATTATTGCCCAAGTTGCTGGTGCATTCCTTGGCGCAGTGTTGGTCTGGATTCACTACTATCCACATTGGCAGGAGACTAAGGATCAGGCTGCCATTCTCGGTACCTTTGCAACAGGGCCAGCAATTCGTAACTACGCAGCAAACTTCGTTAGTGAGGTTATTGGGACGTTCATGTTGGTATTTGCATTGATGGCCTTTACCCGTGGCCGTTTTACCGATGGCTTGAACCCACTTGTCGTTGGTGCACTAATCACGTCAATTGGTCTGTCACTTGGAGGAACCACTGGTTATGCAATTAATCCGGCGCGTGACTTTGGCCCCAGGTTGGCTCATGCAGTGTTACCAATCGCTAATAAGGGTGGGTCTGACTGGTCATATAGTTGGGTTCCAATTGTTGGCGATGTAGTGGGCGGTCTGCTTGCTGCAGGTGCATTTTTGCTGTTACCTTAA